TGGTTAATATCCAGACCGTTGACGACTCCGTCTGGGCTTGTGTCGCCAGGCAGGATATTGACGCCGAAGCGGAAATCGCCACCGGGGCTGCCGTTGCCCGACGGAAACACGCTTGTGCCATTCGTCCAGTCCCCGTCGAGGGGATTGCCTAAGGAATCGGTAACGGCATTCACGCCGGTCGACACTAGATCGAGTGTTAGTCGGTCCGTGCCGATCGGGCTGGCCAACGTCCAAATAGCCGTGTGCGTTGTATTGCTATAGCTAAATCCGTTGAACGCGTACTGGCCCACCGACACGCCCGTGACTACCAGACTATTCTCCGAGACGTTCACGTTCTCATTGAATGTGATCTGGATCTGATTCAAGGTGTTCCAGGGCAACGGTTGCAACTGCGCTGACGAGCCGACGGGGATTTGATAGCCCGTCGCGCCTAGACCCGCGTTCTGCAAGGCACTCTGAAAGGTTGGCGCCCAGGTCGAGCCGTCGACCACCACCGCGGCGACACGCGGCGGCACTACAACGTTGATCGTCATGCTCTTGGGCAACGGATCCAGGTTGATGCCGCCGTTAGCGGTACCGCCGTTGTCCTCGACCTGGAACATGAAACTCGTATACGGCGAGCCACTGGCGCCGGCGGACGACGTAAAGGTGAGCAATCCGGCGGCGATGTCGGTGGCGCTAACCAATTGCCCCGCGGTAACCGCCACGCCGTTATCGGCCAAAGTTCCGACCGTGGGCACAGGCACAGTAGTGATCTCGACTGCCAGCAGCGAGTTCGGCGGATTGTCGTTGGGATCGCTGAAGCCAAAATCGCTCGCGGCAAACTGGTAGGGCGTCCCCTGAAATTCGGTGATCGTGTTATTAGTGCCGGTCGGTGCGTGGTTAATGCTCATCACAGTGAAAGACAGTGGACTGCTGGCCGCGGCCAGCGCGCCGGCTCCGTCAAATGCCTGCACCTTCCACTGGAAGCTATCCCCCGTGGCTAACCCCGCGGCCGGCGTGTAGCTGGTGCCAGTCACCGAGATGCCGTTGGCAATCGTGGTCTGCGTGGTCGTGTCAACGATTGTCAGAAAATAGCCCGTCGCGTCTGGGACTGATGACCACTGAAACGTGGGAGTCGTTGTACTCACGGTTCCGCTAGGTGCCGTCGGGGTCGGCACTTCGCTGATGCCCGCCAATGCTGACACGATCGTATTGGCGCGCGGACTGCCCAGACCGGTTACATAGTCATAACCTGGCCCGGCGGACAAACCGCCCGTATTCGTTCCGGACGTCACATCGAGAAAGTCATAGGCGTAACTACCATTGGAGTAGAGCGCGTAGAGGTCGTTCAATGTGGTGAGGCCGGGCAAGGCGCCCGCCGTCCCGCGGGCCTGATCGGCAATGGCCACCAACGCGGCCCAAGAGGGTGACCCCAAGCTAGTTCCGCCGACATTGAACCAAGGTTGGCTGATACTGCCGTCGTACGTGTCGTATACATATACACCCGAAGCGTTATTGGCATCGAAGGACACATCCGGGGCCATGCGGAGGCCGGGATTCGATCCTCCCGACGGCTGTACGCCGTGCTGGTAGGAGAATTGCGGATTGGGGCTGGGGCCGCCGTTGCTGTCAATCCAGGCTACCTCGCCGGCGTATGTCCCGTCGGCTGCGATCGAGAGCGTAGTGCCTCCGACGCCCAGCACATTCGGATCGGTGGCGGGATACTCGCCCGCCCCTCCGGAATCCCCGCTCGAAGCGATAAACGTCACGCCCACTTTGCCCGACGGAGTGCTGTACAGGGCGGGATCGTTCTGCGAGAAGGTCTCGATCGCACCATAGCTCATCGAAACGACCGAAGCCGCCGGCAGGCTCGACAATGTGCCGATACCAGAATGGACCGCGGTAGAAACTGCAACATCCAGGTTCGAAAAACTGTTGTCGGTCGCCTCGACAAGCAAGATGTTTGCCCCGGGCGCCAGCGCGTGCGCCCACTCGACGTCGAGCGAGATCTCGATGCCGGCATTCGCATTATCGCCCGTCTTCGGCGCATTGCTTGGCAACGGAGAGGCATTGCCGTTTTGGTTGACGACTGTCAGTTGAGGATCCGGCAGACCAAACGCGTGATCAAAGGCCTTCAGGTCCGAGACAATGTTCGGCTGATTCCACGGATCGACGATGGCAATCGTCTGGCCGGTGCCATCCCCTTTGGTAGGGCCGCTTGGACCGTTCGGCGGAAAGAAAATATTGTTGAATCCATAGACCATTGCAATTTGCGCAGGTTTAAATGGCGAGGACAGGTTAACCAGCGGCTCTGCCCCTCCGGACGAGGCGTCTTGATCACTGGCCGACGAAGCGCCGGCCGTCGCCGCTCCAGAACCGGCCGCCGTGATAGAGGTGATGGATGCCGATGAAGCGTTGACGACCGAATCGCCAGGCGCCGCGGTGGGCGTGGCAATAATCTGCGAACTGGCGGCGTCAAATAGATAGCGCTCTTCAAGCGACTCTAAACGCAACGCGCGCGCGCGACACCGTGCGCGCCGCTTCGCTGGTTTATTTATCCAAACACCGTGTTGTTGCGCAAAGCTGCCTGCCGCGCGACGTGCCATACCCCAGTCCCTTCCCCCTTCCGGCATCGGCCAGTGCCGGTCGATGATCAATCTAGGCTAACCGACTCGGCGTGGCAATCAAGACCAGGACGTAGGGCGTGCTGGTACTCGATCGGGGCTAGCCGATTGGGCATCCCCTCATTTCCGCATTACTTACGAAGCGGCAATCGCAAAGCGGTGCTGAACCGGGTCAGAAGCCATTCAGGAATCCGACCGATTGCTTGACAACGATTTCCTTCGGCACACGGAATGGAAGAGATCCCAGCCGGCCAACTTTACGTCGGCACGGACTTGCCCTTCGCCGGCCTTGCGACAAATCGCGGCATGCCGCGCCAGAAATCGCGGCGGCTTGTCGAACTGAAAGAAGCGCTCCAGGGCCATCTCGGGAGTGACAACCAACGTGCCAGCATGCGCACCACGTCGTCTTCGCAGCGGTTAATGTTTTCAAGTTGGTCACTGGAATCTTCCGAGGCGCTGACACGTCTCGGCGCTTATAACAGATCCGCACCAGAACGGATCGCAGTGGCAGCATAGCGTAGCTGGCAAAACAAACGAGCGGCATCAAAGCAGACCGTGCATGATGCTTGCAAATTATTCAGGCAACCCGGCGGCGTCCATGCTAGCCCTCCTGTGACTCGTTCAAGCGGTCTTGTGGAGCACCTTGGAAAGAGGTATCAGTTTCGCCTTACCGCTCTCTCCGGGGTGCGCGACGACGGGTCCGGGGTAGGAGCCCTACCCCCGCATTGGACCTTATCTTGGTCGATCGGATGATTCCGCCGTACCGCAAAGGTCGGTTTCTTTGGGCGTGCATCATGTGGTGCCTCCCCCTGGGAGGCTGCGCCCTGAAGCCATATCAATACGGGCATTTCCATGATTCGACGGCCGAGGAAGCGCCGCCGCCAAGTGTGGTGATCGAACGGGGCGCTCCCAATAAGACGCTCGACCGTATCGCCAACATTGTTGGTTTCCCGGCCCGCATCTTGCCCATGAATTCCAAGATCAACGACCACAATATCGCGCCTGAGACAGAAGAAAAGCTGAAGACGTATCTGGTGAAAAACGAGTTGACGGATGTCCGCGTATTCGTCAACGAGTATGCCCCGAAGGATCGGTGGCGGAGGCTGCGCGACAACAAGCTTGTCAGCGCGGGGTGGCGTTACACCGTGGGCTCGCTCAGCGTGATCGGTTACACGATCTTTCCGGGGCGTATTTTCGGCGGCGATCGCTACGACCCCTTTACGAATAGCTTGGACCTTAACTCCGACGTCGCGGCCGTTGTGCTGCGCGAGGCAGCCTATGCCAAAGACGTTCACTCCCACAAGCTGCCGGGCACCTACGCCGTAACCCAAGAATTGCCCTTGGTGGGATTATTAAGCGATGGCCGTTCCGTGCGCGACGTGATCGGCTACGCCCGCGATCAAGATGATTGGGAAGTCGAGCAGGAGGCATACCATGTGTTGTTCCCACAAATGGGCGCGGCGAGCACATCGCTGGGGGGTGCCTTCGTTTCTTCGGTTTGGTGGGGCGGGCCGGTGCTTGGCGCAGGTGGCGCGGCGGTCGGGCATGTCGCCGGCCGCACGATGTCTAAACGCGAGGCCGCCAAGCACGAGAAACCGGAATCGCCCACGGAGCCTGAGAATACCGACGTGCAACAAGCCCGCTACATTGAGAGCAAGGCGACGGAAGAACCGTCATCCGAGCCGAAGTTGCTCCGCTTGCCTCCGCCGTAATTGCCGATCGATTTCGGGCTGAGCAGAGCGAGAAGTTCGGACTATCATTGTTCCCAGGCGTTCACTTGCCTGGCAATCGTTCGGCAGTGATCAGCGGCAGGCCTTGATCGCGTCGTGGATAGAGTCCCAGAGCACGATCCGCGCCTGCAATGACCCGACCGCGGCGCACGTGGCGCGACGCCATTTTGCCGCGTCCGATGCGCAAAGCTCCTCGATCAAGCGAGCCGCCATGGGCCCGCGCTCGTCACCGTCTAACTAAATATGCCGCAACTAATAGTAGTCGAAGGAGGCCAATGCTCCGTCGGCGGGTAGATTGTAATCATCTGGGCGGACCTGGGGATTGGGCCCATAAACGATGCGTCGGCGCGTCTTTCTCGCTAGCTTTTCACGTTCTTTTCATGTTGGCACGTTAAATTGTGGCCGGTTTCGCCAGACCTGTGCCGCGATCAGTTGCGACTACCAGTAGATTCTGAATCTCACATTCCGCAAAAACACCTCTTGTCCCGGCGCACACTCTTGGAGGGCCATGCGAGTCTTGTTGATCGAGGATTTCGAGCTGCTGCGAGATTCCCTCGCCACGGGACTGCGCGAAGCAGGGTTCGCTGTGGATGTTGCCGCGGAAGGAAAGACAGGTCTGTGGTATGCCACGACGATTGATTACGACGTCATCATTCTGGACCTGATGCTCCCTGAAATCGACGGACTTTCGATCCTTAAACAGCTGCGTAGCGAGGGCCGGGGAACGCACGTCTTGATTCTGACTGCCAAGGATACCTCGGCCGATCGAGTGACCGGCCTCGACGCCGGAGCCGATGACTACCTGGTAAAGCCGTTCGACTTTGCCGAATTGCTCGCGCGCGTACGCGCCCTGGTGCGGCGCAAGTACGACGCGAAGTCTCCCACGATCAGCGTGGCCGATCTGGAGCTCGATACAACGACGCGCTCCGTTCGCCGCGGAGGGCAGGTCGTCGAGCTGAGTGCCCGAGAATTTGCCTTGCTCGAGTTTCTGGCGTCGCGCGCCGGGCAGGTTGTGTCGCGAACCGAGATTTGGGAACACGTTTACGAGTTCAATTCGACGGCGGATAGCAACGTGGTCGATGCCTTCATCCGCCTGTTACGGCGGAAAATCGAAAGCCCCGATCTGCCGAAGCTGATCCATACGCGGCGTGGCCACGGATATTGCCTGGGGGAGAAACCTTGATGCCCTCGGTTCGCAGCCGCCTCTTGTCGCGGACGACCACGCTACTAGTTTTGATGTTCGCCGTCGCAGCGGTGGCCGTCTACGTTCCCATGCGCGCTTCGCTACTGAACGCTTTCGATGCGGAATTGCAGCTTGAAGCGCGCGCCTTGGCCTCGCAGGTCGAGCAGATGGGAGGAGAGATCGTTCTAGAGTTCGAACTGGGGGAACTGCCCGAATACGCCAGAGAGGAGCGGCCGCACTATTTCCAGATTTGGTCATCCAACGGGCATACCGAGGCCAAATCACACTCGCTGGCAAACCGGGATCTCGAGAAGCCGGCGCCTCTTGCGGACGTCGTCGCTTATCAATCGATCGCCTTGCCCGATGGTAATGCCGCACGGCAAGTATCGCTCGAGTTTCAACCACGCTTGGAGGATGCCGGCCCAAACGTGCAGGAGCCACTGCATGACCCGCTAATCATCACCGTGATCCGGGACACAGTCGAACTCGATGCCACTCTGGCAACATTGGCCTGGTCGCTGCTGATCGTGATGGGGCTCACCGTGACACTGTCGATCTTATTGCTCGACCGGCTTATTCAACAAGGTTTGAAACCCCTTAATATCCTGGCCGCCGGGATTTCGCAGGTGGGCATCGCGGATCTGGCCGAGCGATTGCAAATGGCTGACGCTCCCGCGGAGTTGGCCCCCGTCGTCGAGCGGCTCAACGAGTTGTTGGCGCGACTTGATGCG
This genomic stretch from Pirellulales bacterium harbors:
- a CDS encoding dockerin type I domain-containing protein, translated to MARRAAGSFAQQHGVWINKPAKRRARCRARALRLESLEERYLFDAASSQIIATPTAAPGDSVVNASSASITSITAAGSGAATAGASSASDQDASSGGAEPLVNLSSPFKPAQIAMVYGFNNIFFPPNGPSGPTKGDGTGQTIAIVDPWNQPNIVSDLKAFDHAFGLPDPQLTVVNQNGNASPLPSNAPKTGDNANAGIEISLDVEWAHALAPGANILLVEATDNSFSNLDVAVSTAVHSGIGTLSSLPAASVVSMSYGAIETFSQNDPALYSTPSGKVGVTFIASSGDSGGAGEYPATDPNVLGVGGTTLSIAADGTYAGEVAWIDSNGGPSPNPQFSYQHGVQPSGGSNPGLRMAPDVSFDANNASGVYVYDTYDGSISQPWFNVGGTSLGSPSWAALVAIADQARGTAGALPGLTTLNDLYALYSNGSYAYDFLDVTSGTNTGGLSAGPGYDYVTGLGSPRANTIVSALAGISEVPTPTAPSGTVSTTTPTFQWSSVPDATGYFLTIVDTTTQTTIANGISVTGTSYTPAAGLATGDSFQWKVQAFDGAGALAAASSPLSFTVMSINHAPTGTNNTITEFQGTPYQFAASDFGFSDPNDNPPNSLLAVEITTVPVPTVGTLADNGVAVTAGQLVSATDIAAGLLTFTSSAGASGSPYTSFMFQVEDNGGTANGGINLDPLPKSMTINVVVPPRVAAVVVDGSTWAPTFQSALQNAGLGATGYQIPVGSSAQLQPLPWNTLNQIQITFNENVNVSENSLVVTGVSVGQYAFNGFSYSNTTHTAIWTLASPIGTDRLTLDLVSTGVNAVTDSLGNPLDGDWTNGTSVFPSGNGSPGGDFRFGVNILPGDTSPDGVVNGLDINQIASHWLSVGGLAGDINGDGIVNGLDINVIASQWLKTLPAGGGSGSGAGAGDIDTVGTGNATIDNINGAAASAAVIQVAQNDANGSVLAAARADVAALSVASANVTSAVASSPAQLLFELAPSFASPQALDRTASFIGKLDAPQFAASIDHVLSQKSVSGGLAGLSTLSSAAHQSGKSVPNSSKWPVADAGTAMFGQLLASSVDEDLLDVLAADGRFRSA
- a CDS encoding response regulator transcription factor; protein product: MRVLLIEDFELLRDSLATGLREAGFAVDVAAEGKTGLWYATTIDYDVIILDLMLPEIDGLSILKQLRSEGRGTHVLILTAKDTSADRVTGLDAGADDYLVKPFDFAELLARVRALVRRKYDAKSPTISVADLELDTTTRSVRRGGQVVELSAREFALLEFLASRAGQVVSRTEIWEHVYEFNSTADSNVVDAFIRLLRRKIESPDLPKLIHTRRGHGYCLGEKP
- a CDS encoding ATP-binding protein, with product MPSVRSRLLSRTTTLLVLMFAVAAVAVYVPMRASLLNAFDAELQLEARALASQVEQMGGEIVLEFELGELPEYAREERPHYFQIWSSNGHTEAKSHSLANRDLEKPAPLADVVAYQSIALPDGNAARQVSLEFQPRLEDAGPNVQEPLHDPLIITVIRDTVELDATLATLAWSLLIVMGLTVTLSILLLDRLIQQGLKPLNILAAGISQVGIADLAERLQMADAPAELAPVVERLNELLARLDATLTREKSFTADVAHELRTPLAGLRAALDVCATRPRSPEAYQLVIGKCLRVIESMQAMVGNLLMLARADAQQLTVTSESVPMDNLLRACWSPYASTAQGRQLDLQWDVDVDAVVQLDREKASLVFKNLFENAVDYAAEGGWIRVTARFADGNPRIIVANNGCQLKDKDIGQLFSRFWRGDTARTDAVLHSGLGLSLCQKIIEVLGGTVVVSLDRDVFAVKVVLPRTSLATPVAL